TGGATTGGTGTATTTAAATGTTCCGAATCCTGCGCAATCTCATGAACCCACTTTTCCATGCTCTTAACAAAATCAGAGTGGTCAGTAATAAAGACATGGCAGAAATGAAGATGAAATGCATGATTCTGCTGTTTAACAGTAGTAATCACTTCCGGGTCTGTTGACGAGTAGACACCAGAAGGGTCTGTTTTATTTAAGGAGTCGTACCACTCTTCTGTTAAGGCCCATGTTTTTTCCTGAAAAAATTCATGCAGCTTTGTTCTGATCTTTGCATCTGAATACGATTTCATATACCATTTCCCCTTAACTTATTCACCGGTCATATTTTTAAAGATATATATAGAAAAAGAAATTAATTGAGTTCAAGGAGTCTATTAAATAATCGTTTTACCTGCCTGGCCTAGAGCATGGTATATTCCATGCTGCAATGTCTGGAAAACTTCATATTTTGAAAGACTAATCCCTGATGTCGTTATTTTCATCGCCAGTCCTGCAGAAATACCGACTAATATAGATTTGATCCCAATTAAGGAAGCAGAAGTCCCGATTTTTTTTATCAAATCGATGGTTAGATCATTTATGTCATTATCAATGCCAGTTAAATCTAGAATCAGATAATTAGCCTTATACTTTGGCAGATTATGTAAGGTATTGATAAATAAGTCTTCTGATCTGCCTTCATCATATTTTCCGATTAAAGGCACGACCACTATCCCATCCAAAACGGGAATGATAGGGGATGACAGTTTCTTAACGAGAATTTTCAATTCTTCTGTTTTTAGCTCTACCATCTCTTCTAAACGTTTAATCTCTTCAGACTCTTTCTTACGTGCCAGTTCATGAATATTAGCAGCAGCGGTGATGTTGGATGGAAAGTAGGAAACAATACTATATTCATGACCTTGCAACTGATCCTGTACAAGCTCATACCATATATGAGTGCCAAAAAGTCCGCTAAAAACCCCTGCAAAATGGGCTGCAAGGAAGGATGTTCCGCTTCTTTTTCCCTGAGCCAAATTAATTTTATATTCCCAGCTGTCCCTGATCTGTGCTGAGAAAGTGTAAGAGTCTATATCCAGTTTTACTATCTCAGACCTTCCCCAGCCAGCAGACGCATAGGTGTGGGTGATCATTCTGGCAGCGTCTTTCACATTTAAGTCTTTTATGTTGCTAAAATATTCCCCGACTACTAATCCCTGTCGGTAACCGGTTGTTTCCAGAACAAGGTTAGCTGCTTCCTCTCCAGATACTTCCTCAATGGTGTCAAAAAATGACTTCATTGCTGAAGTAATCCAAAATAATACAGCATCTTGCTCCTCAAATAAGAACTTGCCATTCTCCATATTCCATTTAAAGTCAATGCCTTCTACATTTATTTTTGCATCCAAATTCAATATCAATCATCCTTTATCTTCTAAATAAATCATCTTTGA
This portion of the Mesobacillus sp. S13 genome encodes:
- a CDS encoding STAS domain-containing protein, yielding MNLDAKINVEGIDFKWNMENGKFLFEEQDAVLFWITSAMKSFFDTIEEVSGEEAANLVLETTGYRQGLVVGEYFSNIKDLNVKDAARMITHTYASAGWGRSEIVKLDIDSYTFSAQIRDSWEYKINLAQGKRSGTSFLAAHFAGVFSGLFGTHIWYELVQDQLQGHEYSIVSYFPSNITAAANIHELARKKESEEIKRLEEMVELKTEELKILVKKLSSPIIPVLDGIVVVPLIGKYDEGRSEDLFINTLHNLPKYKANYLILDLTGIDNDINDLTIDLIKKIGTSASLIGIKSILVGISAGLAMKITTSGISLSKYEVFQTLQHGIYHALGQAGKTII